A region from the Pseudonocardia petroleophila genome encodes:
- a CDS encoding primary-amine oxidase, which produces MTLAETRTTHPLELTTAAEVDAVRTALVEAGLLGESVRFAFFAPEEPVKSAVLDGTAADRRFRAVLLDVATGRSVDTVVSATSGEVVSSRELDPPVDGQPPIIDTEFEMIEEILNAEPAWLAALEARGIAPESVRAVPLSAGVYEIPGEVGRRIVRAFGFQQDHEKDHPWAHPIDGLVAYVDLTGRSVDRVIDTGPVPVPSTSGNFDDPAFVGEPRTTLKPIEITQPDGPSFSVEGNRVRWEKWDLRIGFNEREGLTLHQISFDGRPVVYRASVAEMVVPYADPAPVRFWQNYFDCGEYMFARYADSLQLGCDCLGEIHYLDAVIADDLGHPKTITNAICMHEEDTGVLWKHSDLFTGSAETRRQRRMVFSFFTPIGNYDYGFYWYLYLDGTIQLEVKATGIVFTAAAPSEYATEVAPGLMAPFHQHLFSARLDMTVDGVANAVDEVQAQRVPVGPENPYGNAFRRARTRLTTESDAQRLADTSVGRTWHIVNPDVQNALGQDVGYALIPEGRPAMLADESSSIHARATFATKHLWVTKYDPAERYPAGDFVNQNPGGAGLPAWVAADRPVDGEDIVVWHTFGTTHFPRPEDWPVMPVDHTGFTLKPVGFFDRNPTLDVPSSGGKHCS; this is translated from the coding sequence ATGACCCTCGCCGAGACCCGCACCACCCATCCGCTGGAGCTGACGACCGCAGCCGAGGTCGACGCCGTCCGCACGGCGCTCGTCGAGGCCGGGCTGCTGGGCGAGTCCGTCCGGTTCGCGTTCTTCGCCCCCGAGGAGCCCGTCAAGTCCGCCGTGCTCGACGGCACCGCGGCCGACCGGCGCTTCCGGGCGGTCCTGCTCGACGTCGCCACGGGTCGCTCGGTCGACACCGTCGTGTCGGCCACCAGCGGCGAGGTCGTCTCCTCCCGCGAGCTCGACCCGCCGGTCGACGGCCAGCCGCCGATCATCGACACCGAGTTCGAGATGATCGAGGAGATCCTCAACGCCGAGCCGGCCTGGCTGGCCGCGCTGGAGGCCAGGGGCATCGCGCCGGAGTCCGTGCGCGCCGTGCCGCTCTCGGCCGGGGTCTACGAGATCCCGGGCGAGGTCGGGCGCCGGATCGTCCGCGCGTTCGGGTTCCAGCAGGACCACGAGAAGGACCACCCCTGGGCCCACCCGATCGACGGGCTCGTCGCCTACGTCGACCTCACCGGCCGCTCGGTCGACCGCGTGATCGACACCGGGCCCGTGCCGGTGCCGTCGACGTCGGGCAACTTCGACGACCCCGCGTTCGTCGGCGAGCCCCGCACGACCCTCAAGCCGATCGAGATCACCCAGCCCGACGGCCCGTCGTTCTCCGTCGAGGGCAACCGGGTGCGCTGGGAGAAGTGGGACCTGCGCATCGGGTTCAACGAGCGCGAGGGCCTGACCCTGCACCAGATCAGCTTCGACGGGCGGCCGGTGGTCTACCGGGCGTCGGTCGCGGAGATGGTGGTGCCCTACGCCGACCCGGCGCCGGTGCGCTTCTGGCAGAACTACTTCGACTGCGGCGAGTACATGTTCGCCCGCTACGCCGACTCGCTGCAGCTCGGCTGCGACTGCCTCGGCGAGATCCACTACCTCGACGCCGTCATCGCCGACGACCTCGGCCACCCGAAGACGATCACCAACGCGATCTGCATGCACGAGGAGGACACGGGCGTCCTCTGGAAGCACTCCGACCTGTTCACCGGCAGCGCGGAGACCCGCCGCCAGCGCCGCATGGTGTTCTCGTTCTTCACCCCGATCGGCAACTACGACTACGGCTTCTACTGGTACCTCTACCTCGACGGCACCATCCAGCTCGAGGTCAAGGCCACCGGCATCGTGTTCACCGCGGCCGCACCGTCGGAGTACGCCACGGAGGTCGCGCCCGGGCTCATGGCGCCGTTCCACCAGCACCTGTTCTCCGCCCGGCTGGACATGACCGTCGACGGGGTGGCCAACGCCGTCGACGAGGTGCAGGCGCAGCGCGTGCCGGTGGGCCCGGAAAACCCCTACGGCAACGCGTTCCGCAGGGCCCGGACGCGCCTGACGACCGAGTCCGACGCCCAGCGCCTCGCCGACACCTCCGTCGGACGGACCTGGCACATCGTCAACCCGGACGTGCAGAACGCGCTGGGCCAGGACGTCGGCTACGCGCTGATCCCGGAGGGGCGCCCGGCGATGCTGGCCGACGAGTCGTCGTCGATCCACGCCCGCGCCACGTTCGCCACGAAGCACCTGTGGGTGACGAAGTACGACCCGGCGGAGCGCTACCCGGCCGGGGACTTCGTGAACCAGAACCCCGGCGGGGCGGGGCTGCCGGCGTGGGTCGCGGCCGACCGGCCGGTGGACGGGGAGGACATCGTCGTGTGGCACACGTTCGGCACCACCCACTTCCCGCGGCCGGAGGACTGGCCGGTGATGCCCGTCGACCACACCGGCTTCACGCTCAAGCCCGTGGGCTTCTTCGACCGCAACCCCACCCTCGACGTGCCGAGCAGCGGGGGGAAGCACTGCAGCTGA
- a CDS encoding MsnO8 family LLM class oxidoreductase, translating to MAPVRLSLLDRSRTRAGEPDAAALRHTVERARRAEASGYHRFWVAEHHAVPGIASGSPPVLMAAVAARTERIRVGSGGVMLPNHQPLVVAEQFAMLEALFPGRVDLGVGRSLGFTAPVREALRSDGADTFADDLAELRSYLDGRAAVTARPRLDHPPPVFVLATGSGLAVAGDAGLPVVLGGPVLDDAAVGERIADYRSRARAAGAEPYVVVSLDVLVADSVDAARELAVPEAWALAAARTTGAFPALEPADAARPLTPRQREVVDAAVGRTVAGDDATVAARLDDLLARTGADELLASTSTFDRDALRESDGRLAALWARRA from the coding sequence ATGGCACCCGTCCGGCTCTCGCTCCTCGACCGCTCCCGCACCCGCGCCGGTGAGCCCGACGCCGCCGCGCTGCGGCACACCGTCGAGCGCGCCCGCCGGGCGGAGGCGTCGGGGTACCACCGGTTCTGGGTCGCCGAGCACCACGCCGTCCCGGGGATCGCGAGCGGCAGCCCGCCCGTCCTGATGGCCGCGGTCGCCGCGCGGACCGAGCGGATCCGCGTCGGTTCGGGCGGGGTGATGCTGCCCAACCACCAGCCGCTCGTCGTCGCCGAGCAGTTCGCGATGCTCGAGGCGCTGTTCCCGGGCCGCGTCGACCTGGGCGTCGGGCGGTCGCTCGGGTTCACCGCCCCGGTGCGCGAGGCCCTGCGCAGCGACGGCGCCGACACCTTCGCCGACGACCTCGCCGAGCTGCGCTCCTACCTCGACGGTCGCGCGGCCGTCACCGCCCGGCCCCGGCTCGACCACCCGCCGCCGGTGTTCGTGCTGGCCACCGGCTCGGGTCTCGCCGTGGCCGGGGACGCCGGGCTGCCGGTCGTGCTGGGCGGCCCGGTCCTCGACGACGCCGCGGTCGGCGAGCGCATCGCCGACTACCGCTCCCGGGCCCGGGCGGCCGGTGCGGAGCCGTACGTCGTCGTCTCGCTCGACGTGCTGGTGGCCGACTCCGTCGACGCCGCCCGCGAGCTCGCGGTCCCGGAGGCGTGGGCGCTGGCCGCGGCCCGCACGACGGGGGCGTTCCCGGCCCTGGAGCCGGCCGACGCCGCGCGGCCGCTCACCCCGCGGCAGCGCGAGGTCGTCGACGCGGCGGTGGGGCGCACCGTGGCCGGGGACGACGCGACGGTGGCGGCCCGGCTCGACGACCTCCTCGCCCGCACCGGGGCCGACGAGCTGCTCGCCTCCACCTCGACGTTCGACCGCGACGCCCTGCGCGAGTCCGACGGCCGCCTCGCCGCGCTCTGGGCCCGCCGCGCTTGA
- a CDS encoding winged helix-turn-helix transcriptional regulator: MPDDVRGRQIVLPEGGPNALALASQILASEWNLWILARAMAGDRRFSDWIRHGEISNSVLSGGLAMLTDLGLFRREAYQTNPVRHSYELTPRGRATWPALVGIWAWESRWGTVPGRPGFDIVHLPCGRVLDPCTECAACGAEIAGRHLRMTVGPSGGWLRSIPEVANRRRSRSTGVTAGEFPETMVLIGDRWSWAVVGAAFRGVTRHSEFVQFLGGPIPTITERLRTFCEIGVMQAVPDAERPDWFDYRLTSKGRAFLPVVLQTVEWGQRNFRSPEGRALVIRHEKCGRVVHPQLACRGCDRPVRLDDLGTSPAGRGGADPVPGISPVPGPRPAA, translated from the coding sequence GTGCCGGATGACGTCCGGGGCCGGCAGATCGTGCTGCCCGAAGGCGGTCCCAACGCCCTGGCCCTCGCGTCGCAGATCCTCGCCAGTGAGTGGAACCTGTGGATCCTGGCCCGCGCGATGGCGGGGGACCGGCGCTTCTCCGACTGGATCCGGCACGGCGAGATCTCCAACTCCGTGCTGAGCGGCGGGCTCGCGATGCTCACCGATCTCGGCCTGTTCCGGCGCGAGGCGTACCAGACCAACCCGGTCCGCCACAGCTACGAGCTGACGCCGCGCGGCCGGGCGACCTGGCCCGCGCTCGTCGGGATCTGGGCGTGGGAGAGCCGGTGGGGCACGGTGCCCGGGCGCCCCGGGTTCGACATCGTGCACCTGCCCTGCGGCCGGGTGCTCGACCCGTGCACCGAGTGCGCGGCGTGCGGCGCGGAGATCGCCGGACGCCACCTGCGGATGACCGTCGGGCCGAGCGGCGGGTGGTTGCGGTCGATCCCCGAGGTCGCCAACCGGCGGCGTTCCCGGTCCACCGGGGTCACCGCGGGGGAGTTCCCGGAGACGATGGTGCTGATCGGCGACCGGTGGTCGTGGGCGGTGGTCGGTGCGGCCTTCCGCGGGGTCACCCGGCACTCGGAGTTCGTGCAGTTCCTCGGCGGCCCGATCCCGACGATCACCGAGCGGCTCCGCACGTTCTGCGAGATCGGCGTCATGCAGGCGGTGCCCGACGCGGAGCGCCCCGACTGGTTCGACTACCGGCTCACCAGCAAGGGGCGCGCCTTCCTGCCGGTCGTGCTGCAGACCGTCGAGTGGGGGCAGCGCAACTTCCGCTCACCGGAGGGCCGGGCGCTGGTGATCCGCCACGAGAAGTGCGGGCGGGTGGTGCACCCCCAGCTGGCCTGCCGGGGCTGCGACCGCCCCGTCCGCCTCGACGACCTGGGCACCTCCCCGGCCGGTCGCGGCGGGGCCGATCCCGTCCCCGGCATCTCCCCGGTGCCCGGTCCGCGCCCGGCCGCCTGA
- a CDS encoding ABC transporter ATP-binding protein: MLDIEDLSISFGGVTALDGIGLQVAAGEICGLIGPNGAGKTTLFNCVTRVHHPSAGRIGIGDVDVLSLRRHEVVAHGIARTFQNLALFASMTVRENVLAGVQHRARPRLVAALVGWPGERARSRALDREVDALIDRIGLAGVADRTVAELPYGTLKRVELARALIARPAVVLLDEPAGGLTHGEVRELGELIRQVRDDTGTAFLLVEHHMGLVMSISDRVVAMEFGRVIAQGTPAEITRDPAVVASYLGSRA, translated from the coding sequence GTGTTGGACATCGAGGACCTGTCGATCTCCTTCGGCGGCGTGACGGCGCTGGACGGCATCGGGCTGCAGGTGGCGGCCGGGGAGATCTGCGGGTTGATCGGGCCGAACGGGGCGGGGAAGACGACCCTGTTCAACTGCGTCACCCGCGTCCACCACCCGTCCGCCGGCCGGATCGGCATCGGGGACGTCGACGTCCTCTCCCTGCGCCGGCACGAGGTGGTCGCGCACGGCATCGCCCGGACCTTCCAGAACCTCGCGCTGTTCGCCTCGATGACCGTGCGCGAGAACGTCCTGGCCGGCGTGCAGCACCGCGCCCGGCCCCGCCTCGTCGCGGCGCTCGTCGGCTGGCCCGGCGAGCGGGCCCGCAGCCGCGCCCTCGACCGCGAGGTGGACGCCCTGATCGACCGGATCGGGCTCGCCGGCGTCGCCGACCGCACCGTCGCCGAACTCCCCTACGGCACGCTCAAGCGGGTCGAGCTGGCCAGGGCGCTGATCGCCCGGCCCGCCGTGGTCCTGCTCGACGAGCCCGCGGGCGGCCTCACCCACGGCGAGGTGCGCGAGCTCGGCGAGCTGATCCGGCAGGTCCGCGACGACACCGGCACCGCGTTCCTGCTGGTCGAGCACCACATGGGCCTGGTGATGAGCATCAGCGACCGGGTGGTCGCGATGGAGTTCGGCCGGGTGATCGCGCAGGGCACACCGGCCGAGATCACCCGTGACCCCGCCGTCGTCGCGTCCTACCTGGGGAGCCGGGCGTGA
- a CDS encoding ABC transporter ATP-binding protein, with protein MSAVLGVAGLDAGYDRVQVLRGIDLEVRSGEVVVVLGSNGAGKTTLLRAVSGLLPHRGTVTLDGVDVSGAAPHALVRRGLSMVPQGRGTLAALSVEDNLRVGATARGDREGVAGDLERWYDTFPRLAERRRQVAGTLSGGEQQMLAIARAMMSRPRLLLCDEPSLGLAPLVTRMLFERLVEINRTDGVALLLVEQNADLALEIATRVYVLETGAVRATGPAADFTDSDAIRAAYLGL; from the coding sequence GTGAGCGCGGTGCTCGGGGTCGCCGGTCTCGACGCCGGGTACGACCGCGTGCAGGTCCTGCGCGGCATCGACCTGGAGGTGCGCAGCGGCGAGGTCGTGGTCGTGCTCGGGTCCAACGGTGCGGGCAAGACGACGCTGCTGCGGGCCGTCAGCGGACTGCTCCCCCACCGCGGCACGGTCACGCTCGACGGCGTCGACGTCAGCGGGGCCGCCCCGCACGCCCTGGTGCGCCGCGGGCTGAGCATGGTCCCGCAGGGCCGGGGCACGCTCGCCGCGCTGTCCGTCGAGGACAACCTGCGGGTCGGCGCCACGGCGCGCGGGGACCGCGAGGGCGTCGCCGGCGACCTGGAGCGCTGGTACGACACCTTCCCCCGGCTGGCCGAGCGCCGGAGGCAGGTCGCGGGCACGCTCTCCGGCGGCGAGCAGCAGATGCTCGCCATCGCCCGGGCGATGATGAGCAGGCCCCGGCTGCTGCTCTGCGACGAGCCCAGCCTCGGGCTCGCCCCGCTGGTGACCCGGATGCTGTTCGAGCGCCTGGTGGAGATCAACCGCACCGACGGTGTGGCGCTGCTGCTCGTCGAGCAGAACGCCGACCTCGCCCTCGAGATCGCCACCCGCGTCTACGTGCTGGAGACCGGCGCGGTGCGCGCCACCGGCCCTGCGGCCGACTTCACCGACAGCGACGCGATCCGCGCCGCCTACCTCGGACTGTGA
- a CDS encoding branched-chain amino acid ABC transporter permease — translation MEIFLTRLFSGFAAGSVYALIALTLVIVFRSSGTINFAQGEFALFTTYLAWWLNQLGLPLLAALPVVVLVGFGMGAATERFLISPISARSEMGVLIVSLGLFTALNGLSGLLWGSDDKPFRGVLPAGSFEIGGALLPYDVVGLMLVLVAVVVAVHLLLTRTPLGLSMRAVATNRESAALSGVDVGRVLMSGWGLAAAIGALAGVLLTPVLPPNQLSLATMFTVLIYGAAAALLGGLDSIRGAVVGGLALGVAQAMIGGYLGAVGAEMKLTIAFLIIVGILVVRPAGLFGTRGVVRV, via the coding sequence GTGGAGATCTTCCTGACCCGGCTGTTCAGCGGGTTCGCCGCGGGCTCGGTCTACGCGCTGATCGCGCTGACGCTGGTGATCGTCTTCCGCAGCTCCGGCACCATCAACTTCGCGCAGGGCGAGTTCGCGCTGTTCACCACCTACCTCGCCTGGTGGCTGAACCAGCTGGGGCTGCCGCTGCTGGCCGCGCTCCCGGTCGTCGTGCTCGTCGGGTTCGGGATGGGCGCGGCCACCGAGCGCTTCCTCATCTCCCCGATCAGCGCGCGCAGCGAGATGGGCGTGCTGATCGTCAGCCTGGGGCTGTTCACCGCGCTCAACGGGTTGTCCGGGCTGCTGTGGGGCTCGGACGACAAACCGTTCCGCGGGGTGCTCCCCGCGGGGTCGTTCGAGATCGGCGGCGCCCTGCTGCCCTACGACGTGGTCGGGCTGATGCTGGTCCTCGTCGCGGTCGTCGTGGCCGTCCACCTGCTGCTGACCCGCACCCCCCTCGGGCTGTCGATGCGGGCGGTGGCGACGAACCGCGAGTCCGCAGCGCTCAGCGGCGTCGACGTCGGCCGGGTCCTGATGTCCGGCTGGGGTCTCGCCGCGGCGATCGGCGCGCTGGCCGGGGTGCTGCTCACACCGGTGCTGCCCCCCAACCAGCTCTCGCTGGCCACGATGTTCACGGTGCTCATCTACGGGGCCGCGGCGGCGCTGCTCGGCGGGCTCGACAGCATCCGGGGCGCGGTGGTCGGCGGGCTCGCCCTGGGCGTGGCGCAGGCGATGATCGGCGGCTACCTCGGTGCCGTCGGCGCCGAGATGAAGCTGACGATCGCGTTCCTGATCATCGTCGGGATCCTGGTGGTGCGCCCGGCCGGGCTGTTCGGCACGCGCGGGGTGGTGCGGGTATGA
- a CDS encoding branched-chain amino acid ABC transporter permease, giving the protein MTATTEAPPAAPRRGPRVVVRGGRTHRTALAALAVAALLAAAGGAGLDPFLRGQVTLVLIYAVAISGLNLVNGYTGLISVGHSAFFGLGAYVTGVLVVRFDQDPLSTIPTAMALCFVVGLAVGIPALRLHGLYLATVTLALGIAFPEVVARLEGLTGGAAGLQIPRRLLAPPPWTGLTVGQKDLWIYWLSVVLLAVVLLAVHNLVTSRFGLAMRAVRDHEVAAAASGVDLARVKVLVFGLSGAVTGLGGCLFAMYIGSLSASGSFSLLQAIALLTGLVIGGSATRTGPLVGAFAVVFLPYWTSSIGAGQLASVLFGVVLIAIVFVMPEGIVGGLARLSRRVLVVRPAPPHPPSAPKDAP; this is encoded by the coding sequence ATGACCGCCACGACCGAAGCCCCTCCCGCCGCGCCGCGACGCGGACCGCGCGTGGTCGTCCGGGGCGGGCGCACGCACCGCACCGCACTGGCCGCACTGGCCGTCGCGGCGCTGCTCGCGGCGGCGGGCGGTGCCGGACTGGACCCCTTCCTCCGCGGGCAGGTCACCCTCGTCCTGATCTACGCCGTCGCGATCTCCGGACTGAACCTGGTCAACGGCTACACGGGCCTGATTTCCGTCGGGCACTCCGCGTTCTTCGGGCTCGGCGCCTACGTCACGGGCGTGCTCGTCGTCCGGTTCGACCAGGACCCGCTCTCCACCATCCCGACGGCGATGGCCCTGTGCTTCGTCGTCGGGCTCGCGGTCGGCATCCCCGCGCTGCGGCTGCACGGCCTCTACCTGGCGACCGTCACGCTCGCCCTCGGCATCGCCTTCCCCGAGGTGGTCGCCCGCCTGGAGGGCCTCACCGGTGGCGCGGCGGGGCTGCAGATCCCCCGGCGGCTGCTGGCACCGCCGCCGTGGACCGGCCTGACCGTCGGGCAGAAGGACCTGTGGATCTACTGGCTGTCGGTGGTGCTGCTCGCCGTCGTCCTGCTCGCCGTGCACAACCTGGTCACCAGCCGGTTCGGGCTCGCCATGCGGGCCGTGCGCGACCACGAGGTCGCGGCGGCCGCGTCCGGTGTCGACCTGGCCCGGGTCAAGGTGCTGGTCTTCGGCCTCTCCGGGGCCGTGACCGGGCTGGGCGGCTGCCTGTTCGCGATGTACATCGGCAGCCTCTCGGCGTCCGGCTCGTTCTCGCTGCTCCAGGCGATCGCGCTGCTCACCGGGCTCGTCATCGGGGGCAGCGCCACCCGCACGGGCCCGCTGGTCGGTGCGTTCGCCGTGGTCTTCCTCCCGTACTGGACCTCCTCGATCGGCGCGGGCCAGCTCGCGTCCGTGCTGTTCGGCGTGGTGCTGATCGCGATCGTCTTCGTCATGCCCGAGGGCATCGTCGGCGGTCTCGCCCGGCTCTCGCGCCGCGTGCTCGTCGTCCGTCCGGCTCCACCCCATCCCCCCTCCGCCCCGAAGGACGCACCATGA
- a CDS encoding ABC transporter substrate-binding protein, with the protein MRVRSLIATAAVVTSLTACANSAGETSAPAAATGDGLISTDACTDPAAATAPITDTIRIGWTAALSGTFAASVRQSFDGMQARIDTENARGGIDGVMIELLERDDAFQPARAKANVTELIQREDVDIIGVAGAGQLGAVIDDQNAACVPALMTGTSAAQFRDVTTYPWTTQSLPAGTGEATFQAGYIAETFPDARVGVLENQTESGKASSAAFQAAAEAAGVEVVTTVPLGDDKIVALTSLQEAGADVYLVAGVVTDCLAVSEALGRVSYQPRLVVQASTCADADLIFKPAGAVADGQIVGSYMRLPADPVQSAEPAVQEYLAAAAAAGLESPTSAYAVDGWIKADVTIAAIRAAAEGPHGLSRASIMTAALNQDYAPPMYLDGIRFVSTPERFTGTTALQALRWDAAAQAFEPVGTPIAIG; encoded by the coding sequence ATGAGAGTCCGTTCCCTGATCGCCACCGCGGCGGTCGTGACCTCGTTGACCGCCTGCGCCAACAGCGCCGGGGAGACGTCGGCGCCCGCAGCCGCGACGGGCGACGGCCTGATCTCCACCGACGCGTGCACCGACCCGGCCGCGGCCACCGCGCCGATCACCGACACCATCCGGATCGGGTGGACGGCCGCCCTGTCGGGCACCTTCGCCGCCTCCGTGCGCCAGAGCTTCGACGGGATGCAGGCCCGCATCGACACCGAGAACGCGCGGGGCGGGATCGACGGCGTCATGATCGAGCTCCTGGAGCGCGACGACGCGTTCCAGCCGGCCCGCGCCAAGGCGAACGTCACCGAGCTGATCCAGCGCGAGGACGTCGACATCATCGGCGTCGCCGGGGCCGGGCAGCTGGGCGCGGTGATCGACGACCAGAACGCGGCCTGCGTGCCCGCGCTGATGACCGGCACGTCGGCCGCGCAGTTCCGCGACGTCACGACCTACCCGTGGACGACCCAGTCACTGCCGGCGGGCACCGGGGAGGCCACCTTCCAGGCCGGCTACATCGCCGAGACCTTCCCGGACGCGCGGGTCGGCGTCCTGGAGAACCAGACGGAGTCCGGCAAGGCCTCCTCCGCCGCGTTCCAGGCGGCCGCCGAGGCCGCGGGCGTCGAGGTGGTCACGACCGTCCCCCTCGGCGACGACAAGATCGTCGCGTTGACGTCGCTGCAGGAGGCCGGCGCCGACGTCTACCTCGTCGCGGGCGTCGTGACCGACTGCCTGGCCGTCTCCGAGGCGCTGGGCCGGGTGTCCTACCAGCCGAGGCTGGTCGTCCAGGCCTCGACCTGCGCCGACGCCGACCTCATCTTCAAGCCGGCCGGGGCCGTCGCCGACGGCCAGATCGTCGGCAGCTACATGCGCCTGCCCGCCGACCCGGTGCAGAGTGCCGAGCCCGCCGTCCAGGAGTACCTCGCCGCCGCGGCCGCCGCCGGGCTGGAGTCGCCCACCTCGGCCTACGCGGTGGACGGCTGGATCAAGGCCGACGTCACGATCGCCGCCATCCGCGCCGCCGCCGAAGGACCCCACGGGCTCAGCCGCGCGAGCATCATGACGGCCGCGCTGAACCAGGACTACGCGCCGCCGATGTACCTCGACGGCATCCGGTTCGTGTCCACCCCCGAGCGGTTCACCGGCACCACCGCGCTGCAGGCGCTGCGGTGGGACGCCGCCGCACAGGCCTTCGAGCCCGTCGGCACCCCGATCGCCATCGGCTGA
- a CDS encoding alpha/beta hydrolase fold domain-containing protein: protein MATVDPDVRAVLDELAAGAYDTGRIDRSETDEQRRSAIETDPLLRRETAPGLRTRDLLVPGPHGDVPVRAYLPAGTGEPPGVAMYFHGGGFHSGTIDLYDATCRELAAGSGCAIVSVGYRLAPEHPYPVPLDDCFAATAWVQDNAAELGVDGARLAVVGGSAGGNLAAAVALRARDGSGPRITHQVLLFPAAGHRPDSPSMHEFAQGYWLTADTVEYCWHTYLPRPEDRTDPYASPIDAPDLSGLPPALVITAECDPLRDVGELYAQRLADAGVATRLSRYFGTIHGFTLMAGRIRRGREALAEVAASLAGALRSPHGHDGLVASALAAEVVRRYFEDELHHADLDGADALHGEDYVWHAPNGRSLDRDETSRFVRSLYRAHSDVTVDVHDLVAQGDRCVARFTMAGRQTGTWMGVGPADQKMSMRGQILCRVRDGRIVEAWELIVEERG, encoded by the coding sequence ATGGCCACCGTGGACCCGGACGTCCGGGCCGTCCTGGACGAGCTCGCCGCCGGCGCGTACGACACCGGGCGGATCGACCGCTCGGAGACCGACGAACAGCGTCGCAGCGCGATCGAGACCGACCCGCTGCTGCGCCGGGAGACCGCGCCGGGCCTGCGGACCCGCGACCTGCTGGTGCCCGGCCCGCACGGGGACGTCCCCGTGCGGGCCTACCTGCCGGCCGGCACCGGGGAGCCACCCGGGGTGGCGATGTACTTCCACGGAGGGGGGTTCCACAGCGGCACCATCGACCTCTACGACGCCACCTGCCGCGAGCTCGCGGCCGGGAGCGGGTGCGCGATCGTGTCGGTCGGGTACCGGCTCGCCCCCGAGCACCCGTACCCCGTCCCGCTGGACGACTGCTTCGCCGCCACCGCCTGGGTGCAGGACAACGCCGCGGAGCTGGGGGTCGACGGTGCGCGGCTCGCCGTCGTGGGGGGCAGCGCGGGCGGCAACCTCGCCGCCGCGGTGGCCCTGCGGGCCCGCGACGGGTCGGGCCCGCGCATCACGCACCAGGTGCTGCTGTTCCCCGCCGCGGGACACCGCCCGGACAGCCCGTCGATGCACGAGTTCGCACAGGGGTACTGGCTCACCGCCGACACCGTCGAGTACTGCTGGCACACCTACCTGCCGCGGCCGGAGGACCGCACCGACCCGTACGCGTCACCGATCGACGCACCGGACCTCTCCGGGCTGCCGCCGGCGCTGGTGATCACCGCCGAGTGCGACCCGCTGCGCGACGTCGGCGAGCTCTACGCCCAGCGGCTCGCCGACGCCGGGGTGGCGACCCGGCTGTCGCGCTACTTCGGCACCATCCACGGCTTCACCCTCATGGCGGGCCGGATCCGGCGGGGGCGCGAGGCGCTCGCCGAGGTCGCCGCGTCGCTGGCGGGCGCGCTCCGCTCGCCCCACGGACACGACGGGCTGGTGGCCTCCGCCCTCGCGGCGGAGGTCGTGCGCCGCTACTTCGAGGACGAGCTGCACCACGCCGACCTCGACGGGGCCGACGCCCTGCACGGCGAGGACTACGTCTGGCACGCCCCGAACGGCCGCTCCCTGGACCGGGACGAGACCTCCCGCTTCGTGCGGAGCCTCTACCGGGCGCACAGCGACGTCACCGTCGACGTGCACGACCTCGTCGCGCAGGGCGACCGGTGCGTCGCCCGGTTCACGATGGCCGGCCGGCAGACCGGGACCTGGATGGGGGTCGGCCCGGCGGACCAGAAGATGAGCATGCGCGGGCAGATCCTGTGCCGGGTGCGCGACGGGCGCATCGTCGAGGCGTGGGAGCTGATCGTCGAGGAGCGGGGATGA